A stretch of the Enterobacter mori genome encodes the following:
- the tynA gene encoding primary-amine oxidase encodes MGSNSSFSARRTALAMAVALCCAWQSPVFAHGSEAHMVPMDKTLQDFGADVQWDDYAQMFTIAKDGAFVKVKPGAKTAIVNGKILKLEVPVVMKGKKAFISETFINDVFQSGLDQTFQVEKRPHPLNALTADEIKQAVEIVKTSADFKPNTRFTQIALAEPEKAKVWDFVLNGTAVNAPRQAKIVMLDGKHVIESMVDLKDKKILRWEPVKDAHGMVLLDDFATVQQIINESTEFAEVLKKRGITDTKKVITTPLTVGYFDGKDGLKQEDRLLKVVSYLDVGDGNYWAHPIENLVAVVDLEQKKIQKIEEGPVIPVPLTPRPYDGRDRVETVKKPLEIVEPEGKNYTITGDMVHWQNWDFHLSLDSRVGPMISTVTYNDNGKKRQIMYQGSLGGMIVPYGDPDVGWYFKAYLDSGDYGMGTLTSPLVRGKDVPSNAVMLNETIPDYTGAPMEIPRAIAIFERYAGPEYKHQEMGQPNVSTERRELVVRWVSTVGNYDYIFDWVFHENGTIGIDAGATGIEAVKGVQAKTMHDATAKDDTKYGTLIDHNIVGTTHQHIYNFRLDMDVDGINNKLVAMDPEVKPNTAGGPRTSTMQVNQYDIDTEQQAAQKFDPGTIRLLSNTSKENRMGNPVSYQIIPYAGGTHPVATGAKFAPDEWIYHRLSFMDKQLWVTRYHPDELYPEGKFPNRSIHDTGLGQYSKDNESLNDQDDVVWMTTGTTHVARAEEWPIMPTEWVHTLLKPWNFFDETPTLGKKKDEQK; translated from the coding sequence ATGGGAAGCAATTCTTCTTTTTCTGCCCGTAGAACGGCGCTGGCCATGGCCGTTGCGCTGTGTTGCGCCTGGCAATCCCCTGTTTTCGCCCACGGCAGTGAGGCGCATATGGTTCCGATGGACAAAACGCTGCAGGACTTTGGCGCGGACGTTCAGTGGGATGATTACGCACAGATGTTCACCATTGCGAAAGACGGTGCCTTTGTGAAGGTCAAACCGGGCGCAAAAACCGCCATCGTCAACGGTAAAATCCTCAAGCTCGAGGTGCCGGTGGTGATGAAAGGCAAAAAAGCCTTTATCTCTGAGACCTTCATCAACGACGTTTTCCAGTCCGGCCTCGATCAAACCTTCCAGGTTGAAAAACGCCCTCATCCGCTAAACGCGCTAACGGCGGACGAAATTAAGCAAGCCGTTGAGATTGTGAAAACCTCGGCGGATTTTAAACCCAATACCCGCTTTACCCAGATCGCCCTTGCAGAGCCGGAGAAAGCCAAAGTGTGGGACTTTGTGCTCAACGGTACGGCAGTAAATGCCCCTCGTCAGGCGAAGATCGTCATGCTCGATGGAAAGCACGTTATCGAAAGCATGGTGGACCTGAAGGATAAAAAAATTCTGCGCTGGGAGCCGGTAAAAGACGCGCACGGGATGGTGCTGTTGGATGACTTCGCCACGGTACAGCAGATCATCAACGAGAGCACCGAGTTTGCCGAAGTGCTGAAAAAGCGCGGTATCACCGATACGAAGAAAGTGATTACCACCCCGCTGACCGTCGGCTATTTCGACGGCAAGGACGGCCTGAAGCAGGAAGATCGCCTGCTGAAGGTGGTGAGCTATCTGGACGTTGGGGACGGCAACTACTGGGCGCACCCGATTGAGAACCTGGTGGCGGTTGTCGATCTTGAGCAGAAGAAAATTCAGAAGATCGAAGAAGGCCCGGTCATCCCTGTTCCGCTCACCCCGCGCCCGTATGACGGCCGCGACCGGGTAGAAACGGTGAAAAAACCCCTGGAGATCGTCGAGCCGGAAGGCAAGAACTACACCATCACCGGCGATATGGTGCACTGGCAGAACTGGGATTTCCACCTGAGCCTGGATTCCCGCGTGGGCCCGATGATTTCAACCGTCACCTATAACGACAACGGCAAAAAACGCCAGATTATGTATCAGGGGTCACTCGGCGGCATGATCGTTCCTTACGGCGATCCGGACGTGGGCTGGTACTTTAAAGCCTATCTCGATTCCGGCGACTATGGTATGGGCACCCTGACCTCACCGCTGGTGCGAGGTAAAGACGTGCCGTCCAACGCCGTGATGCTCAATGAAACCATCCCGGATTACACCGGCGCGCCGATGGAGATCCCGCGCGCAATCGCCATTTTCGAACGCTATGCGGGCCCGGAGTATAAGCATCAGGAGATGGGCCAGCCGAACGTCAGCACCGAACGTCGTGAACTGGTGGTGCGCTGGGTCAGTACCGTGGGCAACTACGATTACATCTTCGACTGGGTATTCCATGAAAATGGCACCATCGGCATTGACGCCGGCGCGACGGGTATCGAAGCGGTGAAAGGCGTTCAGGCGAAAACCATGCACGATGCCACCGCCAAAGACGATACAAAATACGGCACGCTGATCGACCATAACATCGTGGGCACCACGCACCAGCACATCTATAACTTCCGTCTTGATATGGACGTGGACGGCATTAACAACAAGCTGGTTGCCATGGATCCGGAAGTGAAGCCGAATACCGCCGGTGGCCCGCGCACCAGTACCATGCAGGTGAATCAGTACGACATTGACACCGAACAGCAGGCGGCGCAGAAGTTCGACCCGGGCACGATTCGCCTGCTGAGCAACACCAGTAAGGAGAACCGCATGGGCAACCCGGTCTCGTACCAGATCATCCCTTACGCGGGCGGCACACACCCGGTGGCGACCGGCGCGAAATTTGCTCCGGACGAGTGGATCTACCATCGCCTGAGCTTTATGGACAAACAGCTGTGGGTAACGCGCTACCATCCGGATGAGTTGTACCCGGAAGGCAAATTCCCGAACCGCTCCATCCATGACACGGGCCTCGGACAGTACAGCAAGGATAACGAGTCGCTGAACGACCAGGATGACGTGGTGTGGATGACCACCGGCACCACCCACGTCGCTCGCGCGGAAGAGTGGCCGATTATGCCGACGGAATGGGTGCATACCCTGCTTAAACCGTGGAACTTCTTCGACGAGACGCCAACGCTCGGGAAGAAGAAAGACGAACAGAAATAA
- the paaZ gene encoding phenylacetic acid degradation bifunctional protein PaaZ, protein MQQLASFLSGTWQSGRGRERTIHHAISGEALWSVTSEGLDMAAARRYAIERGGEALHEMTFIERAAMLKAVAKHLLGEKETFYALSAQTGATKADSWVDIEGGIGTLFTYASLGSRELPDDTLWPEDELIALSKEGGFAARHVLTSRSGVAVHINAFNFPCWGMLEKLAPTWLAGMPAIIKPATATAQVTQAMVKSIVDSGLVPDGAISLICGGAGDLLNQLDSQDVVTFTGSASTGQSLRVHPNIVANSIPFTMEADSLNCCVLGDDVTPEQPEFALFIREVVREMTAKAGQKCTAIRRIIVPQNQIDAVSQALIVRLEKVVVGDPAQEGVKMGALVNAEQRADVQEKVEQLIAAGCEIRLGGKANLQAAGAFFPPTLLFCPQPDETPAVHSTEAFGPVATLMPYRNAHHAMQLARAGGGSLAGTLVTADLGIARQFIVGAARAHGRIQILNEESAKESTGHGSPLPQLVHGGPGRAGGGEELGGLRAVKHYLQRTAIQGSPTMLAAIGKQWVRGAAVQEDRVHPFRKYFEELQPGDSLLTPRRTLTEADIVNFACLSGDHFYAHMDKIGAAESIFGERVVHGYFLISAAAGLFVDAGVGPVIANYGMENLRFIEPVKPGDTIQVRLTCKRKTLKKQRTAEEKPTGVVEWAVEIFNQHQQAVALYSILTLVARQRGDFS, encoded by the coding sequence TTATCGAACGTGCGGCCATGCTGAAGGCGGTGGCAAAGCACCTGCTTGGCGAGAAAGAGACGTTCTATGCGTTATCAGCCCAGACGGGCGCGACGAAGGCGGACAGCTGGGTCGATATTGAAGGCGGCATCGGCACCCTTTTCACTTACGCAAGCCTGGGCAGCCGCGAGCTGCCGGATGACACGCTATGGCCGGAAGATGAGTTAATCGCGCTGTCGAAAGAAGGCGGCTTTGCGGCGCGCCACGTCCTGACCTCAAGATCCGGCGTGGCGGTGCACATCAACGCCTTTAACTTCCCCTGCTGGGGGATGCTGGAAAAGCTGGCCCCGACCTGGCTTGCCGGGATGCCCGCCATCATCAAACCCGCTACCGCTACCGCACAGGTGACACAGGCGATGGTGAAATCCATCGTGGACAGCGGACTGGTGCCGGACGGTGCCATCAGCCTGATCTGCGGCGGCGCGGGCGATCTGCTGAACCAGCTCGACAGCCAGGACGTGGTGACCTTTACCGGCTCCGCCAGTACCGGGCAAAGCCTGCGCGTGCATCCGAATATTGTCGCGAATTCGATTCCGTTCACCATGGAAGCCGACTCCCTGAACTGCTGCGTGCTGGGGGATGACGTCACGCCGGAACAGCCGGAATTTGCCCTGTTCATCCGGGAAGTCGTCCGTGAGATGACCGCTAAAGCCGGGCAAAAATGTACGGCCATTCGTCGGATTATCGTCCCGCAAAACCAAATTGACGCGGTTAGCCAGGCGCTGATTGTCCGCCTGGAAAAGGTGGTGGTTGGCGACCCGGCGCAGGAAGGGGTGAAGATGGGTGCGCTGGTCAACGCCGAACAGCGTGCGGACGTGCAGGAGAAAGTGGAGCAGCTGATCGCCGCAGGCTGTGAGATCCGTCTGGGCGGCAAAGCGAATTTGCAGGCCGCGGGGGCGTTCTTCCCTCCGACCCTGCTGTTCTGCCCGCAGCCGGACGAAACCCCAGCCGTCCACTCTACCGAAGCTTTCGGCCCGGTTGCAACGCTGATGCCGTATCGCAACGCACACCACGCGATGCAGCTTGCCCGCGCGGGCGGCGGCAGCCTGGCGGGTACGCTGGTCACCGCGGACCTGGGGATTGCCCGCCAGTTTATTGTCGGTGCGGCGCGCGCCCACGGGCGTATTCAGATCCTTAACGAGGAATCAGCAAAAGAGTCTACCGGCCACGGCTCCCCGCTTCCTCAGCTGGTGCACGGCGGCCCGGGGCGCGCGGGCGGCGGCGAAGAGCTGGGCGGCCTGCGCGCGGTGAAGCACTACCTGCAGCGCACCGCGATCCAGGGCAGTCCGACGATGCTGGCCGCCATTGGCAAACAGTGGGTGCGTGGCGCAGCGGTGCAGGAAGATCGCGTGCATCCGTTCCGCAAATATTTTGAGGAGCTACAGCCTGGCGACAGCCTGCTGACGCCGCGCCGAACCCTGACGGAAGCAGACATCGTGAACTTTGCCTGCCTGAGCGGCGACCACTTCTACGCCCATATGGACAAAATCGGTGCGGCAGAGTCGATCTTCGGCGAGCGCGTCGTGCACGGCTACTTCCTGATATCCGCCGCGGCGGGACTCTTTGTTGATGCGGGCGTTGGGCCTGTCATTGCCAACTACGGCATGGAAAACCTGCGCTTTATCGAGCCGGTTAAACCGGGCGATACCATTCAGGTGCGCCTGACCTGCAAGCGTAAAACGCTGAAGAAACAGCGTACCGCCGAGGAAAAACCGACGGGCGTGGTGGAGTGGGCCGTTGAGATCTTCAACCAGCACCAGCAGGCCGTGGCGCTCTACTCCATCCTGACGCTGGTGGCGCGCCAGCGGGGTGATTTCAGCTAA